One Rattus norvegicus strain BN/NHsdMcwi chromosome 18, GRCr8, whole genome shotgun sequence DNA segment encodes these proteins:
- the Stard4 gene encoding stAR-related lipid transfer protein 4 isoform X1 — translation MSCTQFLTWTADWRYKAQGVMDDVVNNVIDHIRPGPWRLDWDRLMTSLDILEHFEENCCVMRYTTAGQLLNIISPREFVDFSYTVGYEEGLLSCGVSVEWSETRPEFVRGYNHPCGWFCVPLKDSPNQSLLTGYIQTDLRGMIPQSAVDTAMASTLANFYSDLRKALRKA, via the exons atgagctgtacaCAATTTTTGACATGGACGGCAGATTGGAG ATATAAAGCCCAAGGAGTTATGGATGACGTGGTCAATAATGTGATAGACCACATACGCCCAGGGCCCTGGCGCTTGGACTGGGACCGGTTAATGACTTCACTGGATATTTTGGAGCACTTTGAAGAG AATTGCTGTGTGATGCGTTACACCACTGCTGGGcagcttttaaatattatttccccGAGAGAGTTTGTTGATTTCTCCTATACTGTGGGCTATGAAGAAGGACTTTTATCCTGTG GGGTAAGTGTTGAGTGGAGTGAGACGAGACCAGAGTTTGTCCGTGGCTATAACCACCCCTGCGGCTGGTTCTGTGTTCCACTCAAAGACAGTCCAAACCAGAGTCTCCTGACAGGCTACATCCAGACAGACCTGCGTGGCATGATCCCTCAGTCTGCGGTAGACACAGCAATGGCAAGCACGCTAGCCAACTTCTACAGCGATTTGCGGAAGGCTTTGCGAAAGGCATAG
- the Stard4 gene encoding stAR-related lipid transfer protein 4 — translation MADPGSGWSQSSRKLKMEGLSDVASISTKLQNTLIQYHSIEEDQWRVAKKVKDVTVWRKPSEEFNGYLYKAQGVMDDVVNNVIDHIRPGPWRLDWDRLMTSLDILEHFEENCCVMRYTTAGQLLNIISPREFVDFSYTVGYEEGLLSCGVSVEWSETRPEFVRGYNHPCGWFCVPLKDSPNQSLLTGYIQTDLRGMIPQSAVDTAMASTLANFYSDLRKALRKA, via the exons GAAGCTCAAAATGGAAGGACTGTCTGATGTTGCCTCTATTTCCACAAAACTTCAGAACACTCTGATCCAGTATCACAGCATTGAAGAAGATCAGTGGCGGGTTGCCAAGAAAGTG AAAGATGTAACCGTTTGGAGGAAGCCCTCGGAAGAGTTCAATGGGTATCT ATATAAAGCCCAAGGAGTTATGGATGACGTGGTCAATAATGTGATAGACCACATACGCCCAGGGCCCTGGCGCTTGGACTGGGACCGGTTAATGACTTCACTGGATATTTTGGAGCACTTTGAAGAG AATTGCTGTGTGATGCGTTACACCACTGCTGGGcagcttttaaatattatttccccGAGAGAGTTTGTTGATTTCTCCTATACTGTGGGCTATGAAGAAGGACTTTTATCCTGTG GGGTAAGTGTTGAGTGGAGTGAGACGAGACCAGAGTTTGTCCGTGGCTATAACCACCCCTGCGGCTGGTTCTGTGTTCCACTCAAAGACAGTCCAAACCAGAGTCTCCTGACAGGCTACATCCAGACAGACCTGCGTGGCATGATCCCTCAGTCTGCGGTAGACACAGCAATGGCAAGCACGCTAGCCAACTTCTACAGCGATTTGCGGAAGGCTTTGCGAAAGGCATAG